The DNA sequence GTCACATGACTACTTCACTGGGTAGTATGCTGGCCCCACTCCGGTTTGCTTATAAGAGATACAGAAGCACTGGTGATGCTGCTCTTACTCCTCTTAACTTAAGGATATGCCAGGGTCTTATTTGTGGACTTCAGTTCAGCTTTTAACTCAATGAAAACTCACATTCTCCTGAAAAGGCTCACTGATCTTAACAGCAAAGTGGACTGGTTCTCTGGATCAGAGGTTTTCTGTGTCAGGGGGGCAAGGTGCTCACTGTGAGCGCAGGCTGCCCCACGAGGCTGCGTCCTCTCCCCTGTACAGTTCTCCCTTTTCACAAATTAATTCAAGATCAATGAGAGAGACTTTAAACTGGTCAAGTATGCTGATGGCGTGGCCTTGGTTGGCCTCCTActgaaaacaatgacacaagCATGGGCAAGGCAGTAGAATGAGCTGATGGGGACTTGCTGCAGCCTGTTTGCAGGTGTCCCAGTTTCACTTGATGGCCAACTTATTGAAACTTTGCAAAACTTTTAATATCTTGGTACAGTCCTTGAATCTCAGGTGAGCTTCTCTGGAAACACAGAGTATGTTTTTAAGAAATGCTCACAGAAAATGTATCTTCTTGAGGACTGCGGCCTCCAGGTAAGTCCAAATCTCATCTTCCTGCACGGTAATGTCGCTTAAGttgcagaaataaaaacaatctttcCGGGGGTTGTCTCCTTGGCAAACCCTGAATGCCCCTGAACCAACTTTATACTGAAAGGACAAGTCAGAAAGCAAGGGGAGTATCGTGGCAGATTGTTCCCATCCTCTCTTCAGCCAGTTTGAGCCTTTGCGCTCTGGGAGGAGTATCACAGACTGGCCACTAAAAATGTTTGGAGTGTGGAGTATTCTAAAGTCCACAAAGTGACACCTAATCCACAGGAATGAAATGACAAGAACCCTGTGTACATGCATTGTATGAATGTTgctctcattttgttttatgttgcttTTGTTGTCTGTCATTGCTGCAAGTATTTTATGATTGTCAGTCTTCTGCTTCCACTCTGGTGGACAATGAagttctgttctattctatcTGTGACACTCCTGCCCCATTCAAGCACTAGCTAGTTAAAGTTTACATGACTAGGGTGTTGCTGTCTGACTCAATGTGAGACATGTCTGAAGTGCTGCCGCTTGAGTAATGTCATTCTGGGCCCATTTACTTTCCACGTGACGCActcctgttcttttcttttcgccCCGCTCGCTCAGGCAAGCGACTCGCTGAGTGTACAGTGTGCCAGTGCGATGGTGCTGGATGAAGACGGCACCGGTGTGGACACGGAGGAGTTCTTCCAGACGCTGCTTGATAACACGGTCCTCGTGGTCCTGGAGAAAGGACAGAAGTGGACCCCACATCCAGTACGACTCTTTTCACACTAACCACTAGGTGACACCATTGCTCAGTTGCTTCTCTGCATTACACAGAGGGAAGCTTAGCATATTGATAGTCTCCTTTTACTTCCCCATTTGTTAGGCCATTGATtctttaatgaatgaaatgaacagATAGAGAAAAGTCTGCCTCTTCATTGCACCAGCCATGAATATGGATGGTACATGAATCTGTGCTCTGCAGAATAATGCATTGACTATTCAGGGAAATTTAATAGCAGCAAACATTTTAGCCTTTAAACTGAATAGGGGAGCAATATGTCAGTTGTTGTGCAAAGGCAGAAGACAGGCGCACACCAGAGATTGGTTTCTTTCTTCGTAATTTGTTGAGGAAGATAAAAAGGCTGGTTTTGCATATTAATCAGACCCAGTTGTATCATCAAATATGACTCATGTTCACCCAAAAGCAATTAATTTGTATAGAAATGAATGCAGGCTATGATTTgcatccccccaaatatttacTTTGGTGACCTCACATCGTCTTTGCCTAGTAGTCATTCATCCGTCTCATGGTTATCACCATTGGCAGGAGCTGCTTCAGTCTGCAGTCGGTTTACCGTCATTAGGCCCAGTTTGCTGGCACACCAACAAAGGGTGTCTGTGCCCTTTTCGACCCGACTAACGCTTTCCCtgtgctgtcacctcacagaaCAGCCCCCCCAGAGATCAGCTCTGCGAGCAGAGGCTGCTGCACCGGACAGATGTGGCcaagctgacctttgacctctacAAGAACAACCCAAAGGATTTCATTGGCTGCCTGAACATGAAAGCCACCCTGTATGGCGCTTACTCTGTGTCCTATGACCTGCGCTGCTATGCTGCCAAAAAGATGCTGAGGTGAGTGATGGTGCTTACCAGACATGTGAGACCTCCTGAtatttttatgcttttgtgCTGAGCCATTACGTaagtgatttgtctttttttccaccaagcATCTAGGCAGTGAATTTATGAAACACATACGCTGATCCTTAGTAATAGGTTAATTCAGTTAGAGATGAAATTGGATCCATTTTATTGAGTTTCTAATCCATAAATTACAAAGCGGATCATCACCTTTTGGCAATTCAGCCTCCCACTAACAATTCAGTTATTATCTTGTCCTTTTCCTACTGCGTGGCGGCTGCTTTAATACACATTAACAGCGGTTACAGGATTCTGCGCACAGCCCCTAACATGTAAAGCATGAAGTTGGGTTGTAACCTTGTACACGTGTGGGTGGCAGAGTTAAAATGGTGAGATCACAGTAGAACAAAGGTTAGATTTCACATAGATTAATTCTGGGAGTAGTTATGTCATTGCTGCTGAGATCTGCCGGTGTTCAGCTCTGACATGGGGGTTGAGTCAGAGAGGATTACATTTTTGCAGACTTGTCAAAAACGAGGCCTTTTGTGTTCTCACTGTAGTGCAAGAGGTGTGTATCTTAGATGTCTGTTTCATGAGTTGATGTGTGAAATGTCCATCTGAGGTTGTGAACATTTCCtgtcagtcattttctcatcagCTTGTGTGGTCTGCCATGATGTCTATGTCGTTTTCTATGGCAGTTACTCAAGTAATTATGTCACATTTATTCCACTTTTATCCCATAGTTACTCAGAGTTGACATTCATGACAACTCTCTTATACTTTGCCCGTCTTTCCAGGGAGGCTCTGCGGTGGACCATCTTCTCCATGCAGGCCACAGGCCACATCCTGCTGGGCTCCTCCTGCTACAtcgagcagctgctggaggaggaggaggaggaggaggagcggtcGGAGAAGGGCCTGGCACTGCCACAGGAAGGCAGGATCAGGCAGCTGCAGAGCATGCTGCTGGGAAAGATCTCCTACTGACGAGGGACTCCGACCGACGAGGGTGGAGTGGACATTTTGTCGATTCTTTGGTTTAGCACACTGATGAAACAGGTGGTCGCTGTTTGATCATATCAATGTTTCCTGTGCAAGTTTGGAGACTTGGCAGATGTTGCAACCGCTTTCTTCTCACAGTCACTTAATTTCTCTGTTACATATTTTGTCACTTATGTACGAAGTAGCCAACATTACAAGTTATTCCTCAGAAAGCACTAACTCACTTCtaagtaacttttttttcctttggagatgataaataaaattgacactttttaaaaatgtccctttCCTGAAAGTTCATTTTTAGTATACTTACATTAAATCCACAAGCGGGCTTAGATGTGCAGATGTGCAGTGTGAGCCCATTAGACCTGTGCTTGTGTATAGTTCCTGGTCATAGTCGGTGTAATTGGCAACAGGTCCAGCTGTCTCTCCCACGCTTCCCTAATTGTCCCCGAGCCTGCACTGTCCTGTCAGCTGCAGCCTGCCTCTGCCTCAGAGAACCAGAcgaggagaaggggaaagagCGAGCAGCTGCGCGAGGCGAGGGAAAGGGAAGCAAGCCATTAGACTGATAGAAAGGGAGAGAGGCATCAGCTGGCCACAGAAGTGCCACTTTTGCCATCTTGTCGTGGAGGGTGGCGGCAAAATAGCTGGACAGGATTTAACCAAATTGGCTGTCTGATATGTCATGAAGGGGA is a window from the Scophthalmus maximus strain ysfricsl-2021 chromosome 6, ASM2237912v1, whole genome shotgun sequence genome containing:
- the LOC118309506 gene encoding cell death activator CIDE-3-like isoform X2, with protein sequence MDYAMKSLSLLTPSSLTKCVTASVSASAAMTQQLLLSGRTPRTKPFRVTNADRSVKKGIMADTLQDLMNKASDSLSVQCASAMVLDEDGTGVDTEEFFQTLLDNTVLVVLEKGQKWTPHPNSPPRDQLCEQRLLHRTDVAKLTFDLYKNNPKDFIGCLNMKATLYGAYSVSYDLRCYAAKKMLREALRWTIFSMQATGHILLGSSCYIEQLLEEEEEEEERSEKGLALPQEGRIRQLQSMLLGKISY
- the LOC118309506 gene encoding cell death activator CIDE-3-like isoform X1, translated to MSAECKLSQEDMRSTQSQEQHSGNQTTATRIQTGSRCSQMDYAMKSLSLLTPSSLTKCVTASVSASAAMTQQLLLSGRTPRTKPFRVTNADRSVKKGIMADTLQDLMNKASDSLSVQCASAMVLDEDGTGVDTEEFFQTLLDNTVLVVLEKGQKWTPHPNSPPRDQLCEQRLLHRTDVAKLTFDLYKNNPKDFIGCLNMKATLYGAYSVSYDLRCYAAKKMLREALRWTIFSMQATGHILLGSSCYIEQLLEEEEEEEERSEKGLALPQEGRIRQLQSMLLGKISY